A single genomic interval of Hemibagrus wyckioides isolate EC202008001 linkage group LG13, SWU_Hwy_1.0, whole genome shotgun sequence harbors:
- the rgs9b gene encoding regulator of G-protein signaling 9b isoform X1: MTIRNVRDHGQRYRPRMACLKKMETVLLEMQDPKTGVKSQTQRLVITTIPHAITGEDIVEWVSNRFKIDLAEAQALGTMMVAFGYIYPLQDHKRLIIKSEASLYRFQTPYFWPAQQWPVEDTDYAIYLAKRNIRKKGMLELHEQEQYNHLHKWMNHKWDFIVMQAKEQYRAGKERKKPDRVVFDCQERAYWVVHRPPPGTVSGMDYGLERLVDPNQEEKKTSDFYRRIIIFTQQCIMRPRVKSSVSIGALVKYTTTYKQHDPFLYPSLPSNPWLTDDITYWDLNMPNVENPTKMRVERWTFSFGELLCDPRGRADFRLFLKKEFSGENLAFWEACEDLKWGAAATMQEKAQQIYKTFLARGAPRWINIDGKTMEITVRGLAHPHRYVLDAAQTHIYMLMKKDSYGRYLKSTVFKDTQRKAIAPEPHKFSDAQLEQNAKKRRPSLSPIILRQQEEAQKAKLAASGPVDITQLCRYTAPVPHLAVYTGMCESQSTASPGLMTLPNSAVCPSPISVAIDSTPASERRFDGGVPASSHFPSITESTEASVSEESQPLASKSRVALSLSRILRRGCNAPSMFASLSPKCAVTAGGGRVQPLGVEQLAQPQPKRIANFFQIKVDIPPECRIYPIDSEDEDEESPGAAQGGVKEIICPWETVTKHDGAG, translated from the exons ATGACTATAAGAAACGTGCGGGATCATGGACAGCGTTACAGACCGAGGATGGCTTGTCTGAAAAAG ATGGAAACTGTGTTGCTGGAAATGCAGGACCCTAAGACCGGAGTAAAGTCTCAGACCCAGAGACTTGTCATCACTACCATCCCTCATGCCATCACAG GAGAAGATATAGTTGAATGGGTTTCTAATCGTTTCAAAATAGATCTTGCTG AGGCACAAGCCTTGGGCACCATGATGGTGGCCTTTGGATACATTTACCCATTACAGGATCACAAGAGACTCATCATCAAATCAGAGGCCTCACTCTATCGTTTTCAG ACACCATATTTCTGGCCTGCACAGCAGTGGCCAGTGGAGGACACTGATTACG CAATATACCTCGCAAAGAGAAACATACGTAAAAAGGGGATGTTAGAGCTTCACGAGCAG GAGCAGTACAATCATCTACATAAATGGATGAACCACAAGTGGGACTTCATAGTGATGCAGGCCAAAGAGCAGTACAG ggcagggaaagagagaaagaaaccagATCGAGTGGTTTTTGACTGTCAGGAAAGAGCCTACTGGGTAGTACACAGACCACCG CCAGGAACAGTTAGTGGGATGGACTATGGATTGGAACGACTTGTAGATCCCAATCAGGAGGAG aaaaaaacatctgaCTTCTACAGAAGAATA ATCATCTTCACTCAGCAGTGCATCATGAGGCCAAGAGTGAAGTCATCTGTGTCTATTGGGGC CCTTGTCAAGTACACAACAACCTACAAACAGCACGACCCCTTCCTTTATCCAAGCCTACCAAGCAACCCATGGTTAACAGATGATATCACGTACTGGGACCTTAACATGCCAAA TGTTGAAAATCCCACAAAAATGAGAGTGGAGCGCTGGACTTTCAGCTTTGGTGAACTGCTTTGTGATCCACGTGGACGGGCAGATTTCCGCCTTTTTCTGAAAAAGGAATTCAGTG GTGAGAATCTGGCATTTTGGGAGGCATGTGAAGATCTGAAATGGGGGGCTGCAGCTACAATGCAAGAGAAAGCCCAGCAGATCTACAA GACTTTCCTGGCCCGTGGAGCACCTCGTTGGATCAACATTGATGGAAAGACCATGGAGATCACTGTGAGGGGTCTGGCTCATCCACATCGCTATGTCCTGGATGCTGCCCAGACTCACATCTACATGCTCATGAAGAAG GATTCTTATGGGCGATATCTGAAGTCCACTGTCTTTAAGGACACTCAGAGAAAGGCTATTGCTCCCGAGCCGCATAAATTCAG tgATGCTCAGCTGGAGCAGAATGCCAAGAAACGAAGGCCCAGTCTGAGTCCCATCATCCTGAGGCAGCAGGAAGAGGCACAAAAAGCCAAGCTGGCTGCCAGCGGCCCTGTGGACATCACACAG TTGTGTCGATACACAGCACCTGTGCCACACTTGGCTGTGTACACAGGTATGTGTGAGTCCCAGTCCACTGCATCTCCAGGACTAATGACCCTGCCCAACAGTGCTGTGTGCCCTTCCCCAATAAGCGTGGCCATTGACAGCACTCCAGCCTCTGAGAGGAGATTTGATGGAGGGGTGCCTGCTTCATCTCACTTTCCATCTATCACTGAAAGCACAGAGGCATCTGTGTCAGAAGAGAGTCAGCCTCTTGCCTCCAAGTCCCGTGTAGCCCTGTCGCTCAGCAGAATCCTTCGGCGAGGATGCAATGCCCCATCCATGTTTGCCAGTCTCTCACCAAAATGTGCTGTGACAGCAGGGGGAGGAAGAGTACAACCATTAGGAGTGGAGCAACTTGCACAGCCCCAGCCGAAAAGGATTGCAAA TTTTTTCCAGATCAAAGTTGACATCCCCCCTGAATGCCGCATCTACCCTATTGACtctgaagatgaggatgaggagagccCTGGTGCAGCACAAGGGGGAGTCAAGGAAATCATATGCCCTTGGGAAACTGTCACCAAACATGATGGTGCAGGTTAG
- the rgs9b gene encoding regulator of G-protein signaling 9b isoform X3 — protein sequence MTIRNVRDHGQRYRPRMACLKKMETVLLEMQDPKTGVKSQTQRLVITTIPHAITGEDIVEWVSNRFKIDLAEAQALGTMMVAFGYIYPLQDHKRLIIKSEASLYRFQTPYFWPAQQWPVEDTDYAIYLAKRNIRKKGMLELHEQEQYNHLHKWMNHKWDFIVMQAKEQYRAGKERKKPDRVVFDCQERAYWVVHRPPPGTVSGMDYGLERLVDPNQEEKKTSDFYRRIIIFTQQCIMRPRVKSSVSIGALVKYTTTYKQHDPFLYPSLPSNPWLTDDITYWDLNMPNVENPTKMRVERWTFSFGELLCDPRGRADFRLFLKKEFSGENLAFWEACEDLKWGAAATMQEKAQQIYKTFLARGAPRWINIDGKTMEITVRGLAHPHRYVLDAAQTHIYMLMKKDSYGRYLKSTVFKDTQRKAIAPEPHKFSDAQLEQNAKKRRPSLSPIILRQQEEAQKAKLAASGPVDITQVMSKLAQKK from the exons ATGACTATAAGAAACGTGCGGGATCATGGACAGCGTTACAGACCGAGGATGGCTTGTCTGAAAAAG ATGGAAACTGTGTTGCTGGAAATGCAGGACCCTAAGACCGGAGTAAAGTCTCAGACCCAGAGACTTGTCATCACTACCATCCCTCATGCCATCACAG GAGAAGATATAGTTGAATGGGTTTCTAATCGTTTCAAAATAGATCTTGCTG AGGCACAAGCCTTGGGCACCATGATGGTGGCCTTTGGATACATTTACCCATTACAGGATCACAAGAGACTCATCATCAAATCAGAGGCCTCACTCTATCGTTTTCAG ACACCATATTTCTGGCCTGCACAGCAGTGGCCAGTGGAGGACACTGATTACG CAATATACCTCGCAAAGAGAAACATACGTAAAAAGGGGATGTTAGAGCTTCACGAGCAG GAGCAGTACAATCATCTACATAAATGGATGAACCACAAGTGGGACTTCATAGTGATGCAGGCCAAAGAGCAGTACAG ggcagggaaagagagaaagaaaccagATCGAGTGGTTTTTGACTGTCAGGAAAGAGCCTACTGGGTAGTACACAGACCACCG CCAGGAACAGTTAGTGGGATGGACTATGGATTGGAACGACTTGTAGATCCCAATCAGGAGGAG aaaaaaacatctgaCTTCTACAGAAGAATA ATCATCTTCACTCAGCAGTGCATCATGAGGCCAAGAGTGAAGTCATCTGTGTCTATTGGGGC CCTTGTCAAGTACACAACAACCTACAAACAGCACGACCCCTTCCTTTATCCAAGCCTACCAAGCAACCCATGGTTAACAGATGATATCACGTACTGGGACCTTAACATGCCAAA TGTTGAAAATCCCACAAAAATGAGAGTGGAGCGCTGGACTTTCAGCTTTGGTGAACTGCTTTGTGATCCACGTGGACGGGCAGATTTCCGCCTTTTTCTGAAAAAGGAATTCAGTG GTGAGAATCTGGCATTTTGGGAGGCATGTGAAGATCTGAAATGGGGGGCTGCAGCTACAATGCAAGAGAAAGCCCAGCAGATCTACAA GACTTTCCTGGCCCGTGGAGCACCTCGTTGGATCAACATTGATGGAAAGACCATGGAGATCACTGTGAGGGGTCTGGCTCATCCACATCGCTATGTCCTGGATGCTGCCCAGACTCACATCTACATGCTCATGAAGAAG GATTCTTATGGGCGATATCTGAAGTCCACTGTCTTTAAGGACACTCAGAGAAAGGCTATTGCTCCCGAGCCGCATAAATTCAG tgATGCTCAGCTGGAGCAGAATGCCAAGAAACGAAGGCCCAGTCTGAGTCCCATCATCCTGAGGCAGCAGGAAGAGGCACAAAAAGCCAAGCTGGCTGCCAGCGGCCCTGTGGACATCACACAGGTTATGAGCAAACTGGCTCAGAAAAAATGA
- the rgs9b gene encoding regulator of G-protein signaling 9b isoform X2, whose product METVLLEMQDPKTGVKSQTQRLVITTIPHAITGEDIVEWVSNRFKIDLAEAQALGTMMVAFGYIYPLQDHKRLIIKSEASLYRFQTPYFWPAQQWPVEDTDYAIYLAKRNIRKKGMLELHEQEQYNHLHKWMNHKWDFIVMQAKEQYRAGKERKKPDRVVFDCQERAYWVVHRPPPGTVSGMDYGLERLVDPNQEEKKTSDFYRRIIIFTQQCIMRPRVKSSVSIGALVKYTTTYKQHDPFLYPSLPSNPWLTDDITYWDLNMPNVENPTKMRVERWTFSFGELLCDPRGRADFRLFLKKEFSGENLAFWEACEDLKWGAAATMQEKAQQIYKTFLARGAPRWINIDGKTMEITVRGLAHPHRYVLDAAQTHIYMLMKKDSYGRYLKSTVFKDTQRKAIAPEPHKFSDAQLEQNAKKRRPSLSPIILRQQEEAQKAKLAASGPVDITQLCRYTAPVPHLAVYTGMCESQSTASPGLMTLPNSAVCPSPISVAIDSTPASERRFDGGVPASSHFPSITESTEASVSEESQPLASKSRVALSLSRILRRGCNAPSMFASLSPKCAVTAGGGRVQPLGVEQLAQPQPKRIANFFQIKVDIPPECRIYPIDSEDEDEESPGAAQGGVKEIICPWETVTKHDGAG is encoded by the exons ATGGAAACTGTGTTGCTGGAAATGCAGGACCCTAAGACCGGAGTAAAGTCTCAGACCCAGAGACTTGTCATCACTACCATCCCTCATGCCATCACAG GAGAAGATATAGTTGAATGGGTTTCTAATCGTTTCAAAATAGATCTTGCTG AGGCACAAGCCTTGGGCACCATGATGGTGGCCTTTGGATACATTTACCCATTACAGGATCACAAGAGACTCATCATCAAATCAGAGGCCTCACTCTATCGTTTTCAG ACACCATATTTCTGGCCTGCACAGCAGTGGCCAGTGGAGGACACTGATTACG CAATATACCTCGCAAAGAGAAACATACGTAAAAAGGGGATGTTAGAGCTTCACGAGCAG GAGCAGTACAATCATCTACATAAATGGATGAACCACAAGTGGGACTTCATAGTGATGCAGGCCAAAGAGCAGTACAG ggcagggaaagagagaaagaaaccagATCGAGTGGTTTTTGACTGTCAGGAAAGAGCCTACTGGGTAGTACACAGACCACCG CCAGGAACAGTTAGTGGGATGGACTATGGATTGGAACGACTTGTAGATCCCAATCAGGAGGAG aaaaaaacatctgaCTTCTACAGAAGAATA ATCATCTTCACTCAGCAGTGCATCATGAGGCCAAGAGTGAAGTCATCTGTGTCTATTGGGGC CCTTGTCAAGTACACAACAACCTACAAACAGCACGACCCCTTCCTTTATCCAAGCCTACCAAGCAACCCATGGTTAACAGATGATATCACGTACTGGGACCTTAACATGCCAAA TGTTGAAAATCCCACAAAAATGAGAGTGGAGCGCTGGACTTTCAGCTTTGGTGAACTGCTTTGTGATCCACGTGGACGGGCAGATTTCCGCCTTTTTCTGAAAAAGGAATTCAGTG GTGAGAATCTGGCATTTTGGGAGGCATGTGAAGATCTGAAATGGGGGGCTGCAGCTACAATGCAAGAGAAAGCCCAGCAGATCTACAA GACTTTCCTGGCCCGTGGAGCACCTCGTTGGATCAACATTGATGGAAAGACCATGGAGATCACTGTGAGGGGTCTGGCTCATCCACATCGCTATGTCCTGGATGCTGCCCAGACTCACATCTACATGCTCATGAAGAAG GATTCTTATGGGCGATATCTGAAGTCCACTGTCTTTAAGGACACTCAGAGAAAGGCTATTGCTCCCGAGCCGCATAAATTCAG tgATGCTCAGCTGGAGCAGAATGCCAAGAAACGAAGGCCCAGTCTGAGTCCCATCATCCTGAGGCAGCAGGAAGAGGCACAAAAAGCCAAGCTGGCTGCCAGCGGCCCTGTGGACATCACACAG TTGTGTCGATACACAGCACCTGTGCCACACTTGGCTGTGTACACAGGTATGTGTGAGTCCCAGTCCACTGCATCTCCAGGACTAATGACCCTGCCCAACAGTGCTGTGTGCCCTTCCCCAATAAGCGTGGCCATTGACAGCACTCCAGCCTCTGAGAGGAGATTTGATGGAGGGGTGCCTGCTTCATCTCACTTTCCATCTATCACTGAAAGCACAGAGGCATCTGTGTCAGAAGAGAGTCAGCCTCTTGCCTCCAAGTCCCGTGTAGCCCTGTCGCTCAGCAGAATCCTTCGGCGAGGATGCAATGCCCCATCCATGTTTGCCAGTCTCTCACCAAAATGTGCTGTGACAGCAGGGGGAGGAAGAGTACAACCATTAGGAGTGGAGCAACTTGCACAGCCCCAGCCGAAAAGGATTGCAAA TTTTTTCCAGATCAAAGTTGACATCCCCCCTGAATGCCGCATCTACCCTATTGACtctgaagatgaggatgaggagagccCTGGTGCAGCACAAGGGGGAGTCAAGGAAATCATATGCCCTTGGGAAACTGTCACCAAACATGATGGTGCAGGTTAG